A part of Ursus arctos isolate Adak ecotype North America chromosome X, UrsArc2.0, whole genome shotgun sequence genomic DNA contains:
- the LOC113270992 gene encoding testis-expressed protein 13D-like gives MAVDFGDHASGFRHMEVIRFINNEVLMNGGGPDFYVAFRSRPWNEVEDRLRSVLADPQVPRAIKRACTWSALALGVRAGARQQEQQARRVYGLQEQVEERETAAWALASELRRLRGERKEVAAQLRCARAALQQVLDERNVLRGRLLLAEKSAPADHPPQEVTSESGAEQRGAAAWPVDVDEQGKMMATGAQAMHRSEAQMAAPAPPSSWAQAVQPSLPGQVSHPFPFSASFPMGFPYSTPLPHSVVVEAGAAAAAAAAAAVPPQMPQMPLLGIYPPGTWAAVGAQEQMAPLCDQRCCDQEEYSETLQGGCPLGDSRSHSQEEGPVCTQGITSLEDIGSHSQKDLERPQGTAPLGDRSSSQKECPVMPQEKYPLENSKSHSQEDPERPQGTSPPGSSRSSGVRKSPKKQQPPGQKTKQLKGKKAVDSQDQGKPASGCSPKNWDCPWCKAMNFSWRKACYKCKKVCVAVEGGGLDPGQTH, from the exons ATGGCGGTTGACTTTGGGGACCACGCCAGCGGGTTCCGCCACATGGAAGTGATCAGGTTCATCAACAACGAAGTCCTCATGAACGGCGGCGGCCCAGATTTCTACGTGGCCTTCCGCTCACGGCCCTGGAATGAGGTAGAGGACCGGCTTAGAAGTGTCCTGGCCGACCCTCAGGTGCCGCGCGCCATTAAGAGAGCCTGTACGTGGAGCGCGCTGGCCTTGGGCGTGCGGGCGGGCGCcaggcagcaggagcagcaggcacGCCGGGTCTATGGGCTGCAGGAGCAAGTAGAGGAGCGAGAGACCGCTGCCTGGGCCCTGGCCTCCGAGCTGCGGCGGCTGCGTGGGGAGCGCAAGGAGGTGGCTGCGCAGCTTCGATGCGCGCGGGCTGCTCTGCAGCAGGTGTTGGATGAGAGAAATGTGTTGCGTGGGCGACTGCTCCTGGCAGAGAAGTCGGCCCCGGCTGACCACCCTCCTCAGGAGGTCACGTCTGAGTCGGGAGCAGAACAGCGTGGGGCCGCTGCATGGCCAGTGGATGTAGATGAGCAGGGCAAGATGATGGCTACAGGCGCACAGGCCATGCACCGTTCGGAGGCCCAGATGGCAGctcca GCACCTCCAAGCTCCTGGGCCCAGGCTGTGCAACCCTCTCTGCCAGGGCAGGTGTCACATCCATTCCCATTCTCTGCATCATTCCCAATGGGATTCCCATACTCGACACCTCTACCACACTCAGTAGTAGTAGAAGCAGgcgcagcagcggcagcagcagcagcagcagcagtccCACCCCAGATGCCCCAGATGCCACTTCTCGGGATCTACCCGCCTGGCACATGGGCTGCAGTAGGGGCTCAGGAGCAGATGGCACCGCTGTGTGACCAGAGGTGCTGTGACCAGGAGGAATATTCTGAGACCCTCCAGGGGGGATGTCCCTTGGGGGACAGCAGAAGCCACAGCCAAGAGGAAGGTCCTGTGTGTACCCAGGGAATAACTTCCCTGGAGGACATCGGGAGCCACAGCCAGAAAGATCTGGAGAGACCTCAGGGGACAGCACCCCTGGGAGACAGAAGCTCCAGCCAGAAGGAATGTCCAGTGATGCCCCAGGAGAAGTATCCCCTGGAGAACAGCAAGAGCCACAGCCAGGAAGATCCAGAGAGGCCCCAGGGGACATCCCCACCGGGAAGCAGCAGGAGCAGTGGTGTGAGAAAAAGCCCCAAGAAACAGCAGCCTCCGGGGCAGAAGACCAAGcaactaaaagggaaaaaagccgTGGATTCCCAAGACCAGGGGAAGCCTGCCTCAGGATGCAGTCCAAAGAATTGGGACTGCCCATGGTGTAAAGCCATGAATTTTTCATGGCGCAAGGCCTGCTATAAATGCAAGAAAGTCTGTGTGGCAGTTGAGGGTGGAGGTCTGGACCCAGGACAAACTCACTAA